The Calditrichota bacterium genome includes the window CAATCCCTTTGACATTCTCTTTTACGTTGTTAATAATTGGCGGCATTTTGAAGGTTGTTTCTGAATCAGAAATGATTTTGGTAAACAACTGACTAAACTCATTTGTAAAACTGCTATTAAAAACAAACCATATACCGATACCAAACAGAGCCATTAATGCAAAAAGAAACAACCAATCTGTTTTTACTTTAATTGTTTTTGGAGACATTTTTGTAACAGCATTGACAACATTATCCAGAATATTACCTGGTGCTGTTAAGGGGTTCAACTTTAATAGCTTTACATGGATAGAATTTTGGTCTTTGTACATACCCTGGCAATAACTGCATTTTTCATAATGCAAAAAGCGATTAGTTGATAAATGTTGTGGCGTTTTTTGAATTATCTGTTCAAGCTCATCTTTAGATAAATGATTGCTCATAACAATTCTTCCTGAGAATAGTTTTTTAACAAAATTGATTTAAGTAAACCCCTACCTCGAAATAAATGTGTTTTCACAGTACTTGCAGGTATAGTCATCATTTCTGATATTTCTCTTATTGAAAACTGTTGTAAATAATGAAGCATTATTATTGATCCCTGCTGAACCGGCAACCTGTCAATTGCAGACCATAATATCTTCTGTTTTTCACTTTCTTCAAAAGTATAGTTTTCTTCAGCATCGTCAATATTATTAGCTAAAATTTCATTCCCATCAGAATTATTTTCATGTTCCAGCTCACTCAAGTTAAATACAATTTGTTTCTTTTCCAGATAGTTTAAACTGGAACGATAAGTAATTGTATACAACCAGGTTGAGAATTTTGACTTTTCTGCAAACGTATTAATTTTTTTGAAAACCTTTATAAAAACATCCTGTGTTAACTCTTCAGCAACTTGTTTTGATTTGACCATTTGCAAAGCGAGTGTATATACAAAGTCCTGATATTTTTGCATTAATAACTTTAATGCGTCTACATCGCCGCTTTTCAATCTTGTAATTAGTTGCTTTTCCGTTAACATATTTTATAGGACAGGGCTTTTGTTATTTAGGTTTCAGAAAAAATAATTATTATTATGAAACCAGATTCCTGTTCCTCCTGTCCAATTATACAAAACCACCAAGGAGAAAAAAAATGCAAGAAGAAATATTTATCCCGTTGACTCTATTTGTAGCTATGGCCGTTGTGATTTATCAATTTATTAAAACACGCCATGCGGAGCGTATGTCAATTATTGAAAAAGGACTTAATGAAGAGCAACTTAGTTTCTTATTAAGGACAAAAAAACGTTCTACATCAAACGAGTGGAGTGTAAAATTAGGTGCTCTTTTCGTCGGAGTAGGTTTGGCAATTCTAATAGGTAACATTGCTGCACCATATGATTTGGTTGAGGAAACCGTTGCAGGCTTAATTTTCCTATTCCCGGGAATTGGCTTGTTACTTGCCTATAAGTTTCTCGATAAAAAAGAAGATGTAAACGATGAGTAATAATCAAACTTGTTGATCGTTGATATAAAAAAGGTAATGCCAGAAAATGACATTACCTTTTTTGTTTTAATATTCATAAACTATCGTAATAAAACCATCTTACGAATAAGTGTTGAGTTCTTACCTTTTGTCAGGCGGTAAAAATAAACTCCGGATGCTGCCTGTTCACCATAATTATTCAAACCATTCCATTCAACTTCATGATAGCCTGCTTTAAAAGATTTATTTAAAAGCTCTGCTACCTTTTGGCCAAGAACATTAAAAATGGTAAGTTTTACATTTTTATCTTCGGCACTTTTAGGTATTCCAAAACGGATTTTGGTACTTGGATTAAACGGATTTGGAAAATTTTGTGCCAACTTAAATGTAACAGGTACAATTTTTGGTCGGAAAGTTTCATCCTGACTGGCATAAATTTTAAAACGGTAAAGATCACTTCCCGGTTTTAAACTGTAAGAGCCATCTTTGGCCATATCAATTATCTTTTCTTTTTTCTCATCTACAAGATAAAAATATAGCCCGGATGTTGATATCTTTTCCATTTCCCATTTTATATCGTGCATCACCTGAGATTCCCTGGACTCAACCACCATATCCCACTCAAGAACATCATCCTCATCAGCAAAGTCCGTTTTAAGCTGTCGTGTTAAACGCCTATTTTGATCTGTAAAATATAACGCACAATATGAACCAATATGCGGCGGCTCTGCAATATCTCTCTTTTGGATTTCTGGATTGCTTACACCAAAAACATTATGATCATCCATATACTTATCATTACTTAAAGAAATATTAAATGAATTTTCAATACCTGATTTTGGCAATACACTGCTTGATTCTTTGATTGTATCCTTTGCAGTTGTGCTAAAAACCAAAGTGCCTGCTTCTTCAGATTTCATCCAATATCCGCGCCAGGGTATTGCATTTGCCTCAGAGATAGACGACCATTTATATCCCTGGACATCATCATCCTTAAACTCATACCAATAAACAGCATCCGTTATTATCCCCTGGTTTGCTGCTTCCACAAGTGAAATTGAAGTCCCGTTTGCCTGCACAAAAAACATATCTGCCCAGGATGTTGTATAACCAACCGGTGTTCCAACCTGGTTCCAGCCTTTTACAATTGGTGTAGAAAGAGAATCCTCAAAACCGGCTTGTTCAAATGCAGAAATATCAAGTGGGAAGCCCAGTGCTGAGATTAGCCAAACAGCCTCTCCCATTGCATGGGGCTGATCTATAAACGAATGAACGGGCAAATAACGTTCTTCATCATTGTCCCATCTATAAATTTGCAGAAGAGAGTCTACAACAAAATCCTGCCAGACTGTTTCAATTGGCCGCGGGATGGAAACCATTAACCAACGGTTTCTTAAAACAAATCTTCTTGAAGCATCTATAACGAATGGAATGTTTTTTACATTTGAACCTAAAAGTCCGTTTTTCTCAGTATCATAGGCCCAAACTCTTAAAACATAGGCGCCGTCTTCAAGACGGGAAAATAACAGCTCATTACTTCTAACACTATCCTCACCTGCAATCAGCTGAGGGTTTAACAGCCCTTTAAATAACCTGTAATTTTTATATAAACTCTCTTCAGGTTCCCCAATCGGGTAGCCGCTGGTATCATCGGCAAAAAAGTGTACAGCAAACGATGACTCACGAACCAATGAATCTGACCTTGCTGTTATAACAATATTTGGTGCAAAATCATCAAAGATTGGTGTAAACTTTATATTAACCGAAACCTCTGCGTCAGTTGGATCATTAGAGATGAGATTTGCAACAACTTGTTTCTCTACCGGCAGACGCGGCAAATGTTTGTTTGGATGAATATTAAAATCAACAAAACCTGAATCAAAAGGAGCAATTGTCAGATCAGTCGTATCCATATCAAACCAAACAGCTAAAAGTGAATCCGGTTGATACGAAAACCGTGCTATCAATGTACCGCCACCGCTATTTTCTATTTTAATTTTATCTGAACGAACCTGATCTACCGGAAAATTAAATACCCTGTCACTTACATCTATACTTAATGATGGTGCAAGTGTTGAAGCCTGGCCACTTAGCGCTTCTGAAAAGATTGTCCCCGTTCCGGTATAATAATTAAAAACAGATACATTAACAGATTGGTTTATACCCAAATCCGGGATTGAAACACTTACATCGTTTCCAATTGTAAAAACGGAATCTTTGGCCAAAATACCTTCTGATGGTGATAATACAGGCCCATTTACTGAATAACGAATCATTGTCCCACTGTATAAATCATTTTGAGGAACTTTAAATGCTACTCCGATTGATTTATCAAAAGATGTAAGTTGCAAGTCTATTGCTGCGTTAAGAAAATTCAGATCTATGGTCAGGTTAAAAGTATCAACAACTGCCTCTTTTCCATCACTGGCCTGTACAATTATTTCATGGCTTCCGGTATCACTCATTTGTGGTGTAAAAATAATTTTGCCTGAGTCCGGATCTATTACAAACAGCGGACTATTATCTGTAAATTGCAATGTATCCCCATCGGCATCACTTACTTTCCAGGTATAGTTAAATTGCACATTCGTATAGATTGTTGTATCGGGGATTTCAGTTTGGAAAGGTGAAATATTATCAACAATGACATTTATGGAAAAATTAAAATCCGTTTCATCTCCAAAAGAATCAGTAAGTTTTAATGAAACAGGATTAATCCCGGCATCTGAAACAGTCGGAGTACCTTTAATTTCATTATCGGCAGCAAGTGAAAGCCATGAAGGCAATGTGTTGGCTGAAACGATTACATCATCACCATCTGTATCTTGCACCGAAACAATAAAGCTATATTCGTTGCCTGTTAATGCCGTAGTGTCAGGAACGCTGGTTACCACAGGCCGTGTATTTAAACCATGTCCAACTACAGGTATTTCGAACACCGGATTTGCAGGATCATTGCTGGTAATCATTAGAGTATCTCTAAACTCTTGTCTTATGCTTGGCGTAAACTCAATTTCAAACCTCATTTCAGCTGCAGGGATAATGCGCACTGCCTGGGTATTTCTAATAATAAACTGATCAGCATAGTTCTTTATACTCATCGTGCTGATATCCAGATTAACAAAACCATCGTTTCGGATATCAAAATGGATTGTGTCCGTCTCACCAATTTTTGCTTTAGCAAATAATGTATCCACTTGTGGATTCAATTTTGCACGGATTGATCGTGAGGCAAACATAGTCCCGCCAAAAAGGCCTTGATTTATGCGCCCTCCATTTGGCATGGGCTCCATACTGAAATCATCATTCGGGTCACCGGCATCAATGGTTGGAGATAAAGGATCCACTCTGTAAAAACCGGAATCCGGCGGCATAAAAACCGGTGAATTAATCCGGTTTATTTCTTGTCCGTTAAATGTGCCAGATATTTGGTTAACAGTGCTGTAAGCCATACTTACAAGTGCCCCGTTCTGGATATTTAAATCAAGCTGAGGATTATTCCACACGATGGAATTTTTAATATTTACCATTGAATTTGACCCTGCACGGATACCATCAAACTCATTATTCAGGACATTTATATTGCTGAGAAATGAAGTACTTGTTCCATCAAGCTCCAGTCCAACCTGGTTGGAATCTAAAATTACATTTGATAAGTTCAGTTCATCATCCAGAAAAACAATACCTTTTTGGTTTTGACTGATCCCACCCAAATGCATTTTAAGAGGTCTGTTTTTCGCGGCAATTGCTGTATCTGCACCTTGAAATGAAAACCAGTTAAACCGGACAGTATCAGCGGATGGAAACAAACGCATCCCACGCCAAACAGGATGGGTTCCTGTTGAATCGTATCCACGGTGATTACTACTAAACTCAATCATTTGGCTTTCTGTACCGTTAACTTGCAGCCCACCATGAACATTAAAAACAGCCTTTTCATCAAAAGTAAAATTAACACCCGGCATAATTTGAAGATTATTTGCCTGAGGAACAGTAATCGAATCTATAACAGCAAACCCGTTAATCGAGTCATCAATTACACCAAATAATGGCCCACTAATAAATTTTGTTAGCTCTATTGAATGAAAAGGTGTTGGGCCTGCAACTTCCCCACCATTATAACCGACTTCCAACCAATAATTATATTGATTGAATGGACGGGTGTTTTTATCCAGAAAAGTTGTGTCTGTTGCATTGAAAAAATCAAAAACTTCAAATGATTCGGATACACTGGATGTATCAATCGGCCCATGCATAGAATCTTTATACAATCTATAGAAATCAAATCCACCCACTTCGGAAGGGAAACTTGCCCAGCTTATACGCACACCATCCGGTTCTGTAAAAACCTCCCGTATAAACGGAGACCAATTCTTATTAAGTATATTCAGGAAATGGCCATCATTTCGGTTAAAAGTAAGCATATCAATATTTGCATCGCGGTTACTATCCCAATGGATAAGACCATTTGCCGGATATGGCAATTTAATTTCTTTGTCCATGCGTTCAACAAAATTGAAATCACCGGTTTGGAAATGAGTATTCTCAAATATTTTTATTGTGCTGTCTTGAGTAAGTAAAACAAGATCGTATTGAACTTCGTTGTTAAAATCACCGGTGGCACCACCAAAATCATGCAACAACACATCTTCAATATAAACCGGGTTAGGTTGCTGGATTGGTGAGATTGGAGATTTTATCAGATCTGAGTTCGTCATCCGGTCTACGCTATACAGATCAAGATTATCATCTTTTAAAACAAAAATATCCAGGTGCTTGTCCTGGTTCATATCCGCCAGGAATACATCGCGATAAGAACCTGAGTTTGTGTAGGATTTTGGGACATTAAATCCCCCAAAACCAAGTCCTGAATAATAAATCAACGCACCAACCGAATTTACACCAACAAGATCTGCATCACCATCTGCATCCAAATCAGAGGCCGCAATCCTTGTTATATCTGTGGACAACTCTATCAGATACGGGTCAAATCCAAAATCCATATCCGTGATATTCATTCGGGTTTGCAAAGAATCGTTCAAAATTAGCATATCGGGCTGATTATTGTTATCCGCATTGAATGTTAAAACCTGTTTAATACTTTGCGATGAATATGCTGCGCCAGATAATGCAAAAGCAAATGCACCACCACTAGAAAAATTCAATATGCTGATTATTTGGTTGGAATCGTAAAGCAGGACATCCTGTTTACCATCACCGTTCAAATCTGTTAAAACAAGCTGGTCTTTTATAGTGGGTTCCACCAATATTCCCTGGCCAACTGTAAAAGAATCGACAGCTACCTGAATTCCATCATCATCTACTAAAAAGAAGTAAAGCTGGTCATTTGCATAAGTCATCAAATCAAAAACACCATCTTCATTAAACCAACCTGACACATAATTTGTTGACAAGACAGATAAATGATTTTGTTCAAAAGTTGGGGCTAAAGAAAGTGATCCACCGGAATACGGAGTAAAAAAAACATCGTAATTAAATGAATTTATACCACTGGGCAAACCATCATCATGTTTTTGTATTATACCTTGACCAAAACTGATATTCCAGTTTTCCCCGGGTACACTTTCAATAACAAATGGCCGGTTAATTTTTAATGAAACTCGAGTGGAATCAAATGAATCAAATTCAGGAAAAAAGGAAACCTGTCCAGAAAAATTACTGGTTATGGAAATGTCACTGTTTAAAGATGCTTCATCCGGTATTGCCGAAAATTGCAAATCCAACTGCTGAACGGAGTAATTGAGCTGATCATTTAAAAACGGCATGACATACCTTAATTCAAAGCTGTATTTTAAAATAAGTTCGTCCGGCCCACCGGCAACAGCCTGTCCTAAATTTAAGCCACTGCTTTTATTAGCAAGCAGTGTGTTCAGCGGCCTGTTTAAAGGATCTGTATATTCCAGCTGAAAGGATATGCCTAAATCCCGTGATTCCCATATCTCGCCAAGTTCATTTGTAAACCACATTAAATCCAACGGACCTCCGCCGTTTGTTCCATATTCTCCTTTTTTTGTTTCCGCACCAAAAAAACTGTACATGTCAATATCTGTAATTTTTGAAGGATTACCGGTATAAACATCCGTTGGCGGATCCATAAATCCGGCTGAAACAAATCGAGAAAAAATACGGGAATTGAAATTTGATGCATCATTTCCGGCTGCGAACAGGGTACTTTGGGCAAGCATAATGCTGTTTATCAAAACGCCCGGAAGCGTATCACCCGACAAAAATTGTACAAAGGGCCCGCTATTGCTAACAAGGTGTATAAAAGAAGAATCATTTTTTGTGCCGGCCATAATCATGCCGCCAAAATCAGAAACCATATCCCGGATATCCAGACCGTTGTTTTCCAATGCAATAGAATTCCAGTTTTGCCCATAATCAGTTGAGTTAAATACAGTTCCATTATTTCCGGCAATCCAAACGGAGCTGTTGGATTGGTCAAATTCAATATTTGTCAGATCCTCAGTAGTCAATGTTATCAGACTCCAGCTTTCACCAAAATCATAGGAGGTAATCACCTGCCCTTTGTCACCGACTGCTACAATCACATCCAATGTTAAAAATGAATCAAAGAAAATGGCCACATCATTTAGCCGGTCACTCATCGGTGTATTGCGAAACTCCCAATGCTTTCCTGCATCAAACCCGCGGTAAAAACGGCCATTATCACCCACTGCAAATAACTCATGAAAATCCGTATCACGTGCGGTTATTGCATTTATTGCATCATTTCCGGGTTGTTCGTTTACAGTATGCCATTCTCCGGCAAAAAGAAAAATTGGCAAAAACATGAATAATAGAATGGTTGACAAAGCACTTGTTTTATTGAGCATTCGCATAGATTGGTATCTCCGAAATTTTTAAAGAATATGTGGTAAGATTATACTTTGAAAGCTGCGGATTATTTTGGGAAGAAATAGATTGTTTTGATAAACAGCTTTTTTTCTTTGTCAAACACAGAACTTATGCTGGCTGACTTTCACTTCTTACCATAAATCTATTTCGGCGATTGCGGGCAGGAATTGAGTGCGGCGGGTCACTTTATAAAAGATTTGTTAGATTACCGAGGATTTGTAGCAGCAAATTAAATTAAGGACCTAAATATTTGTCTAACCACTTTATTCCAAGTTTAACAACATACCAAATTAAAGTACTGGCTAAGAAACCAACTATTATACTGTGAATTTTTGAGGAAGGTTTTTTTAAGATGATCAATTCCATGCAGTATGGACAAATTAATTCATCCGAGTATCCCTTAAATAAATTAATAGAAAATTCGTTTTCGCAATGTAAACATTTTGTCTTTACCATTAGTAATCATTTTTCATAACAACCGAGGTTAAGGCGATTTAGCACTGAATAGTCTTCGAACCCTGAATCATGCTCCCCGTGTTAAATTCCTTGTACAACCTATTGTTAGCAAACGCTATTAATTTAATTTATACAAAATTGAGTTCATATTATAAGTTAGAAAATAGAAATTCTTTTTTTCAAAATAATTTGCTGCATAAACAGTAATGAGAATCCATAGACCATCCTTAGTATCAAAATAAGATTCAGGAATTTCAAACTTTCTATTTTCACCAGATAATTGCCATAACTTTGATTTAATTATGTCTCCATTTTCATCTATAAGAGTTGTTTGAATTTCAAACTTATCTATTTTACTATAGCTGTTCCAACTTACTACGTGACTATTTCCTGATTTTATATCTGAAAAATCACATAAAAAATTTACAATTCGATTGATAGATCCAGAATACGACTTGTTTAAGAACTTAATAACAAAATTTACATTCTCATGTGTATTGATAATGTTGGAGTCAATTTCTGTATAAATTGTATATTTATTACCATATTGTCGATCACTGAAATTGCTTTTATATGCATTTTTGCCATTAAGATCCACAGAAATGGTGTCAAAAGGAGATTGCATGTACATTTTCAATGAGGTTGGATGTTGAGTATTTAAAATAATAAAATAATCATATTGTTCACTAAAGTTTTCGGAAAAAATAGGGTGTTGTTCATTTTTACTATCTGAATCATAAATTAATGAGCAAGAATGAAAAACTGCTGATAAGATTATAAGAAAAATATTCAGATATAAATTAGTCATTTGCTTTCTTAGCGTTTAAGTTTGATAACATTTTATTAGTGTGATTCAACCTTATTCACACCCTTTAACTATACGACATAAAACCAATAGATTCAACCGTACAAAGTTAAACTTTTTTTGCTGTATTCAGGAATTTTTTGTTGCCGCTAAACCAGGGTTGGTAACTTATAGGAAAGTTGGTACTAATTTAAAGCTTACGATTTTTTGCATTAAATTAAAATGCTTATCCAAAGTGTAAAGTTCTAAATCATTTTGTAAAACATTATCCAAAATTATCAAGTCAGGGATTCCAACTTTATTCACACCATTTTTGAGGCATTTGGTTTGATATCCTACTATTTTATCCCAATTAATCGTAAGTGGAATTCTTGTTAATTCATTCAGTAGTTTTATCACATTCAATTGCTTTTTTAATCTTAGAAAGGGAACCAGTTCAGCCAGGATTAAATGGTTGTACAAACTATGTTTTGTTCAATTAGCGAGTCTAATTGACCTGAATTTTGTCAGCTCCTGAAATAATCGATCCAGACAGAACTATCTACCAGAATATTCATTTCTATTTCTCAAGGTGCTTAAGTCAATATCCAAATCAATTTTTCCTTTATATATTTTTAAAGATTTTATCTTATTTTTTTGGATTATATTTGATAAAGCCATTTTAATCAATTCTGTCTTTGACGGTGATTTAGTTAAGCTCATCGCTTCATTCATGAGCTCTTCAGGTATATCCAGAGTTGTTCTCATTTCCTCTCCTTTATGCATAGTCAAGATATTTTTGGCACATAGGCCCTTAAGTTGTGTTAAACAAATCTACATTTCCTCACGTGGCAGGGAATCGTACAAAACATTGCCATAAAGATAGAGTTCTCCCGGTTTTATAATATCCGGGAATTTTTCTTTACCGCTAAACCAGGGATTATAGATTTTTATTGCCAATTCACTGCAATAATATTTTCCGGGATAATTAAATCCAATAGTTCCCAGGTAATCATAATCTTTGCCAAGCAGCTTATCTGCATTTTGCCATGCGGTTTTTGCATTTTCATCTGTGCGCCAACGCGGCCTGATAATTAACAATCGGTAGGATTTATCAACAAATTCTTTTATTGTACTTGTGTGAACACCTTTTCCATCTGCTTCAATTACAGTTTTGCTAACAGAATCGTAAATGGCAACGTGGCTAATTGGAATTCCGGTAGCATTGGCCACTAAATTGGACGTAGCATGAAACCCTCGAATAACAAGCCAGTCACCTGTTTTGGCCAAACTGGAAACAGCTTGTTCAATTATCTTATTTTGTTTCTGATGGATTTCAGTTACCGGTTTTTTTATGATTGGCCTGCCAATGCAACCAAATAAAAATGTAAGAAATGCAATTGAGATAAATTTCATTTTTTCAGGGAGTTTTTGTTTCTGTTAGTTTAATAAAATGTGAAGTCAATTGCACTGCCTGGTTTCATCAGTTTTACTACTCAGTCCATCCATCTGCAACATCCACAACCACACGCCCGGATCGCGCCGGATCAGTTTGGCGTTTTAGGGCAACACCCAAATCAGCAATTTTATGTCGCGAGTCGATTGGAACCATCATACCATCATTCAACATTTCTCCCACTAATTCGAGATCTGCACTTTTTGAAACTACAGCAACAAAGCGGCAGTTTTTTGAACTGAAAATTGCTTTTATCATACCACTGATCAATTCCGGCCCCGGCAAAGTTGTTACGTATGTCCCCTTTGCCTTAAGTGTTTTTGCACAACTGCCAAAAGAATGCACAGCAGGCGTGTCAAAAACCAAATCATATTCTGATTCTGACTCCAGCGGGTTAGATTTTTTTCGGTCAATAACCAGATCAGCGCCAAGGGCCGTAACACGTTCAACATCTTTGGTGCTGCATACGGCGGTAACATGCGCTCCAAGGCGTTTTGCGATCCCAACTGCAACCGAGCCAACACCACCGGCTGCTCCGATAACCAAAACTTTTCCGTCTTTCTGCAAACCGCCAATATCCCGCAAAGATTGTAAACTGGTCATAGAAATTGTAGCGGCAGCAGCGGCTATATGGCTTGGAACATTGTCAGGTTTAACCGCAAGTTCCGTCCGAGGCAAAGTGATATACTCAGAAAATGAGCCTTGCCTGGTTTTGTTTGAAAAAGCCAGATGGCCCCAAACCGGTGTCCCTTTTTCCAAGTCAGAAACTCCATTTCCAACTTCATCAACAGTGCCGGCAAAATCCCATCCAACAATCAGCGGAGACGTTTTAGCGTGGAGAATACGCCCAACAAAACCTCCGCTAATAACCTTTTCTTCCGCCGGGTTAACAGATGCTGATATCACCTTTACCCGCACTTCATTCGTACCAGGATTTGGTTTCGGTATCTCAACCATTTCAACACTTTCCTTATTTACCGCCATGGCACGCATTTTCTCACTCATAACACACTCCCTTCTATTTATTATCAGCCATTAAATTTTTTAAATCCTCCACTGAAAAGACCGGCAAGCTGCAAGCAAAATTTTGACACACATAAGCTGTTACTTTTCCATCGATTGGTTGTTTGCCCTTAACCAGGGATGCTGTCAGTGCAGAATAATCGTCTCCCCCGGAAAGCAGCATTACCACCTTGTTTGGATTATATGTTCCAAACAAAAGCTCAAGGAACGCATTTACATTCTGATTTGTTTCACGGGCAATTAAAACCTCTTTCGGTTTTTCCAGATACATATCCAAAGCCGCCAGGTAACTGCCAAAGCCGTATGGGTTTTGTGAAAATTCAGCCGCATACTTTTTTAAAATCTTTTCACTTATCTGATAATATTCTTCCTTTTCCGTATAAGAAAAGAGACGAAGATTGTTCATCAGCATTACACCACCACCGGATGGAAGCGATGTATCGCTGGCATCTTTCATACGCCTGATCAGTTTTTCCTGCTGATCAGATGCTGTAAAATAACCACCGTTTTCGTAATCCCAAAAATGCGCGTTGGCATAATCATTTAGTTGAATAGCCAGCGCAATATATTCCGGAATGAACAAAGCTTCATAACTGTCCAGCAAAGCATTGGTTACAATGGCATAATCTTCAATAAAAGCATCGTACTTTGCTTTCCCAGCTTTGTAGGTGCGTTTCAACTTGTCTTTTATGATTAGATTTTTTCTGAGAAACGAGATATTCTTTTCAATGACATTTTTATATTTTTCATTGCGAGTGATTTGGTATGCCCTTGCGAAAGCCGATAACATCAAGCCATTCCAGGAGGAAATCACTTTATCATCCAATCCCGGCCGGATGCGTTTTTCACGTTCGAGCAAAAGTTTTTTTCGCCCATCCTTGAGAATCTTGCTTATTTCATCCACAGATCG containing:
- a CDS encoding RNA polymerase sigma factor, which codes for MLTEKQLITRLKSGDVDALKLLMQKYQDFVYTLALQMVKSKQVAEELTQDVFIKVFKKINTFAEKSKFSTWLYTITYRSSLNYLEKKQIVFNLSELEHENNSDGNEILANNIDDAEENYTFEESEKQKILWSAIDRLPVQQGSIIMLHYLQQFSIREISEMMTIPASTVKTHLFRGRGLLKSILLKNYSQEELL
- a CDS encoding T9SS type A sorting domain-containing protein, which codes for MRMLNKTSALSTILLFMFLPIFLFAGEWHTVNEQPGNDAINAITARDTDFHELFAVGDNGRFYRGFDAGKHWEFRNTPMSDRLNDVAIFFDSFLTLDVIVAVGDKGQVITSYDFGESWSLITLTTEDLTNIEFDQSNSSVWIAGNNGTVFNSTDYGQNWNSIALENNGLDIRDMVSDFGGMIMAGTKNDSSFIHLVSNSGPFVQFLSGDTLPGVLINSIMLAQSTLFAAGNDASNFNSRIFSRFVSAGFMDPPTDVYTGNPSKITDIDMYSFFGAETKKGEYGTNGGGPLDLMWFTNELGEIWESRDLGISFQLEYTDPLNRPLNTLLANKSSGLNLGQAVAGGPDELILKYSFELRYVMPFLNDQLNYSVQQLDLQFSAIPDEASLNSDISITSNFSGQVSFFPEFDSFDSTRVSLKINRPFVIESVPGENWNISFGQGIIQKHDDGLPSGINSFNYDVFFTPYSGGSLSLAPTFEQNHLSVLSTNYVSGWFNEDGVFDLMTYANDQLYFFLVDDDGIQVAVDSFTVGQGILVEPTIKDQLVLTDLNGDGKQDVLLYDSNQIISILNFSSGGAFAFALSGAAYSSQSIKQVLTFNADNNNQPDMLILNDSLQTRMNITDMDFGFDPYLIELSTDITRIAASDLDADGDADLVGVNSVGALIYYSGLGFGGFNVPKSYTNSGSYRDVFLADMNQDKHLDIFVLKDDNLDLYSVDRMTNSDLIKSPISPIQQPNPVYIEDVLLHDFGGATGDFNNEVQYDLVLLTQDSTIKIFENTHFQTGDFNFVERMDKEIKLPYPANGLIHWDSNRDANIDMLTFNRNDGHFLNILNKNWSPFIREVFTEPDGVRISWASFPSEVGGFDFYRLYKDSMHGPIDTSSVSESFEVFDFFNATDTTFLDKNTRPFNQYNYWLEVGYNGGEVAGPTPFHSIELTKFISGPLFGVIDDSINGFAVIDSITVPQANNLQIMPGVNFTFDEKAVFNVHGGLQVNGTESQMIEFSSNHRGYDSTGTHPVWRGMRLFPSADTVRFNWFSFQGADTAIAAKNRPLKMHLGGISQNQKGIVFLDDELNLSNVILDSNQVGLELDGTSTSFLSNINVLNNEFDGIRAGSNSMVNIKNSIVWNNPQLDLNIQNGALVSMAYSTVNQISGTFNGQEINRINSPVFMPPDSGFYRVDPLSPTIDAGDPNDDFSMEPMPNGGRINQGLFGGTMFASRSIRAKLNPQVDTLFAKAKIGETDTIHFDIRNDGFVNLDISTMSIKNYADQFIIRNTQAVRIIPAAEMRFEIEFTPSIRQEFRDTLMITSNDPANPVFEIPVVGHGLNTRPVVTSVPDTTALTGNEYSFIVSVQDTDGDDVIVSANTLPSWLSLAADNEIKGTPTVSDAGINPVSLKLTDSFGDETDFNFSINVIVDNISPFQTEIPDTTIYTNVQFNYTWKVSDADGDTLQFTDNSPLFVIDPDSGKIIFTPQMSDTGSHEIIVQASDGKEAVVDTFNLTIDLNFLNAAIDLQLTSFDKSIGVAFKVPQNDLYSGTMIRYSVNGPVLSPSEGILAKDSVFTIGNDVSVSIPDLGINQSVNVSVFNYYTGTGTIFSEALSGQASTLAPSLSIDVSDRVFNFPVDQVRSDKIKIENSGGGTLIARFSYQPDSLLAVWFDMDTTDLTIAPFDSGFVDFNIHPNKHLPRLPVEKQVVANLISNDPTDAEVSVNIKFTPIFDDFAPNIVITARSDSLVRESSFAVHFFADDTSGYPIGEPEESLYKNYRLFKGLLNPQLIAGEDSVRSNELLFSRLEDGAYVLRVWAYDTEKNGLLGSNVKNIPFVIDASRRFVLRNRWLMVSIPRPIETVWQDFVVDSLLQIYRWDNDEERYLPVHSFIDQPHAMGEAVWLISALGFPLDISAFEQAGFEDSLSTPIVKGWNQVGTPVGYTTSWADMFFVQANGTSISLVEAANQGIITDAVYWYEFKDDDVQGYKWSSISEANAIPWRGYWMKSEEAGTLVFSTTAKDTIKESSSVLPKSGIENSFNISLSNDKYMDDHNVFGVSNPEIQKRDIAEPPHIGSYCALYFTDQNRRLTRQLKTDFADEDDVLEWDMVVESRESQVMHDIKWEMEKISTSGLYFYLVDEKKEKIIDMAKDGSYSLKPGSDLYRFKIYASQDETFRPKIVPVTFKLAQNFPNPFNPSTKIRFGIPKSAEDKNVKLTIFNVLGQKVAELLNKSFKAGYHEVEWNGLNNYGEQAASGVYFYRLTKGKNSTLIRKMVLLR
- a CDS encoding type II toxin-antitoxin system VapB family antitoxin codes for the protein MRTTLDIPEELMNEAMSLTKSPSKTELIKMALSNIIQKNKIKSLKIYKGKIDLDIDLSTLRNRNEYSGR
- a CDS encoding NAD(P)-dependent alcohol dehydrogenase, which encodes MSEKMRAMAVNKESVEMVEIPKPNPGTNEVRVKVISASVNPAEEKVISGGFVGRILHAKTSPLIVGWDFAGTVDEVGNGVSDLEKGTPVWGHLAFSNKTRQGSFSEYITLPRTELAVKPDNVPSHIAAAAATISMTSLQSLRDIGGLQKDGKVLVIGAAGGVGSVAVGIAKRLGAHVTAVCSTKDVERVTALGADLVIDRKKSNPLESESEYDLVFDTPAVHSFGSCAKTLKAKGTYVTTLPGPELISGMIKAIFSSKNCRFVAVVSKSADLELVGEMLNDGMMVPIDSRHKIADLGVALKRQTDPARSGRVVVDVADGWTE